From the Candidatus Bathyarchaeota archaeon genome, one window contains:
- a CDS encoding Lrp/AsnC family transcriptional regulator, translating into MGFKLNKIDIEILKILQENCRVSIEEISKKLGIPKSTVRYRVKRMEREKIIDGYYAKINPIKLGKDYLTIIFIRAKYGPAYHETIGKKLMEIPGVWGIYFIFGESDFVLLMRSRDRYDYLKKLEKIMNMKEVERTNTQIIAKVIKEDPRIDL; encoded by the coding sequence ATGGGTTTTAAACTAAACAAAATAGATATAGAGATATTAAAGATTCTTCAGGAGAATTGTAGAGTTTCTATAGAGGAAATTAGTAAAAAATTGGGTATTCCAAAATCCACTGTGCGTTATAGAGTAAAGAGGATGGAGAGGGAAAAAATTATAGATGGATATTACGCCAAAATTAATCCAATTAAACTTGGAAAAGATTATTTAACTATAATATTCATCCGAGCTAAATATGGCCCAGCTTACCACGAAACTATAGGAAAGAAACTTATGGAGATACCGGGTGTATGGGGAATCTACTTCATTTTTGGGGAGAGTGATTTTGTCCTCTTAATGAGATCCAGAGATAGATATGACTACTTAAAAAAACTTGAAAAAATTATGAACATGAAAGAAGTTGAAAGGACAAATACACAGATTATAGCAAAAGTGATTAAGGAAGACCCAAGAATAGACCTTTAA